One Glutamicibacter mishrai genomic window carries:
- a CDS encoding Rv3654c family TadE-like protein, with amino-acid sequence MNQYFSLLKSERGSGTVATTALVIVALLLAGATLAWVAAVHAAMNAAAAADLAALAGADTARGLRPGDPCEVARSLAQMNHASLETCIVEPDGQTVMVSAKVPVSFQALGLELYSATAKARAGAPPLDQAEPGRQVR; translated from the coding sequence ATGAACCAGTATTTTTCGCTTCTGAAATCTGAGCGGGGCAGCGGCACTGTTGCCACGACCGCCTTGGTCATCGTTGCTCTGCTTTTGGCCGGGGCTACTCTCGCGTGGGTGGCTGCGGTGCATGCGGCGATGAATGCGGCAGCCGCCGCCGATTTGGCTGCCTTGGCCGGGGCAGACACTGCGCGGGGATTGCGTCCGGGCGATCCCTGCGAGGTCGCCCGGTCCTTGGCCCAGATGAACCATGCGTCCCTTGAAACCTGCATTGTCGAACCCGACGGGCAAACTGTCATGGTCTCTGCCAAGGTCCCGGTGTCATTCCAGGCCTTGGGCCTCGAGCTTTATTCAGCGACGGCCAAGGCCCGGGCGGGAGCACCTCCGCTGGATCAGGCTGAGCCAGGCAGACAGGTCAGATGA
- a CDS encoding DUF4244 domain-containing protein, which produces MNRQFREIMDQLEDEQGSTTAEFAMVTLAAVAFAGLLISILSSGDVRGMLMGLITKALSL; this is translated from the coding sequence ATGAACCGACAATTCCGCGAGATCATGGATCAGCTGGAGGACGAGCAAGGCTCCACCACGGCCGAATTCGCTATGGTCACCCTGGCAGCCGTGGCTTTCGCCGGGCTGTTGATCAGCATCCTTTCCAGCGGTGATGTGCGTGGAATGCTGATGGGCTTGATCACTAAAGCCTTGTCGCTGTAG
- a CDS encoding TadE family type IV pilus minor pilin produces the protein MKFSDDKGSSTAEFAVLLPAVALMLSLLLCLGTLGIQQIQVQQAAGAMARELARGEDQATARSSGVRLAGDKASFSISQGGGFAKATVRKTVRIPIVGGVQIHGEASVAVE, from the coding sequence ATGAAGTTCAGTGACGACAAGGGGAGCAGCACCGCGGAGTTCGCGGTGCTGCTCCCCGCGGTCGCGTTGATGCTTTCACTGCTGTTGTGTTTGGGGACGTTGGGCATACAACAAATCCAGGTGCAACAGGCCGCGGGCGCCATGGCCAGGGAACTGGCCCGCGGCGAAGACCAGGCAACCGCACGCTCCAGCGGAGTTCGACTGGCAGGGGACAAAGCCAGTTTCTCTATCTCCCAAGGTGGCGGGTTTGCCAAGGCCACTGTTCGCAAAACGGTGCGGATCCCGATCGTGGGAGGAGTCCAAATCCATGGCGAGGCGAGTGTGGCAGTCGAATGA
- a CDS encoding type II secretion system F family protein, which translates to MLILILSAMALWLWLPAGKEQGNFFAKNWRILKGSDRRPHQAHHSLDEDARVIRELSALLRSGLGFYPAVDALLEVENDSGHIVQALKDLQATHRLNNQQIIHTSTEHSAVQRLHWCLQISQRSGASLADVLERLAEDLESALVAQQSFDAAMAGPKATTKLLTWLPLVGFGFGLLVGIDVLGTLASSWAAQLSVAVGAGLWAANRVWCQRLMRTTTAQALS; encoded by the coding sequence ATGCTGATTTTGATCTTGAGCGCCATGGCCCTGTGGCTCTGGCTGCCGGCCGGCAAGGAACAGGGAAACTTCTTCGCGAAAAATTGGAGGATCTTGAAAGGCTCCGACCGGCGACCACATCAGGCTCATCATTCCCTGGATGAAGACGCGCGCGTCATTCGCGAGCTTTCAGCATTGCTGCGCAGCGGCCTGGGTTTTTATCCCGCCGTGGACGCGCTCTTGGAGGTCGAAAATGACTCGGGGCATATCGTTCAAGCACTCAAAGATCTTCAGGCAACCCATCGCTTGAATAACCAGCAAATTATTCACACGTCAACGGAGCATTCTGCGGTGCAGCGGCTGCATTGGTGCCTGCAGATTTCTCAGCGCAGCGGCGCGAGCTTGGCAGACGTGCTTGAACGGCTGGCCGAAGATCTCGAGTCTGCTCTGGTGGCCCAGCAGTCCTTCGACGCGGCGATGGCCGGGCCCAAGGCCACGACGAAACTGTTGACCTGGCTGCCGCTGGTGGGCTTCGGCTTCGGCCTGCTCGTTGGCATTGATGTCCTGGGGACCCTGGCTTCTTCATGGGCTGCGCAATTGAGCGTCGCTGTTGGAGCTGGGCTGTGGGCAGCGAACCGTGTGTGGTGCCAGCGTCTGATGCGGACAACGACGGCGCAGGCTCTGTCATGA
- a CDS encoding TadA family conjugal transfer-associated ATPase produces the protein MNTGKHSEDYENGSTAHVLNAKILESVRERALASGGQLDAIALAGAVHDSGAALGAQGAAQSLESLQHEVAGLSVLEPFARIPDVTDVLVDGQGQVWTDSPRGLELMEFRFSSAERVRELAVHLATLAGRRLDAASPFMDMSLRNYRVHAVLPPIATRGPLISIRVKHASRLGLDEVLQYSPPFWTPLLRSVIQRQMNFLVTGGTGSGKTTLLQAMLAEADAQQRLVVVEDSQELQINHPHAVSLQTRSANVEAAGLVQLKDLVVQALRMRPDRLIVGECRGEEIRDFLAAMNTGHQGAAGTLHANNPASVPARLAALGALAGWSVQATSLQASSALDLVIHMSRGERGRRGPISLGSLETDDSGRMRMRTLINMHSDNPLSADAHQVLEQKFGSTLTAALSEQLLKLNGTGESPC, from the coding sequence ATGAACACAGGAAAGCACAGCGAAGACTACGAGAACGGCTCCACCGCTCATGTCCTGAACGCCAAGATCCTGGAATCGGTCCGGGAGCGGGCGCTGGCCTCCGGCGGACAACTGGATGCCATTGCGTTGGCGGGCGCCGTCCATGATTCCGGAGCCGCGCTGGGTGCACAGGGCGCTGCACAGTCGTTGGAGTCCCTGCAACACGAGGTCGCCGGCTTATCAGTCCTGGAACCCTTCGCGAGGATCCCTGACGTCACTGATGTGCTCGTTGACGGGCAGGGCCAGGTCTGGACGGACTCACCGCGTGGTTTGGAGCTAATGGAATTCAGGTTCTCTTCCGCTGAACGAGTTCGGGAATTGGCAGTGCATCTGGCCACGCTTGCCGGAAGACGGCTGGATGCAGCTAGCCCGTTCATGGATATGAGCTTGAGAAACTATCGAGTCCACGCAGTGCTTCCGCCCATTGCCACCCGAGGCCCTCTCATTTCGATCCGCGTCAAGCATGCGAGCCGACTGGGCCTTGACGAAGTCCTGCAATATTCGCCGCCATTCTGGACGCCATTGCTGCGCAGCGTCATCCAAAGGCAGATGAATTTCCTGGTGACCGGAGGAACCGGCAGCGGCAAGACGACCTTGCTCCAAGCCATGCTCGCCGAGGCAGATGCGCAACAGCGGCTGGTGGTGGTTGAAGACTCCCAAGAACTGCAGATCAACCACCCGCACGCTGTCTCGCTGCAGACCCGTTCGGCGAATGTGGAAGCAGCCGGTCTCGTTCAGCTCAAGGACCTTGTTGTTCAAGCCTTGCGCATGCGTCCAGACCGGCTGATTGTCGGGGAATGCCGCGGAGAAGAAATCAGGGACTTCCTCGCCGCTATGAATACCGGACATCAAGGGGCAGCTGGAACATTGCATGCCAATAACCCGGCCTCTGTCCCAGCGCGACTCGCAGCGCTTGGCGCCCTAGCGGGCTGGAGTGTCCAAGCCACGTCGTTGCAGGCTTCAAGCGCGTTGGACCTGGTCATTCATATGAGCCGCGGCGAGCGGGGACGGCGTGGGCCGATTTCCTTGGGCTCTCTGGAAACCGATGACTCAGGGCGCATGCGCATGCGCACGCTGATCAACATGCACAGCGACAATCCATTATCTGCAGACGCGCATCAGGTGCTGGAGCAAAAATTCGGGTCCACGCTCACCGCGGCACTATCAGAGCAGTTATTAAAGCTGAACGGCACGGGAGAGAGCCCATGCTGA
- a CDS encoding DEAD/DEAH box helicase: MKSVRSLLDPYDRSNDPEAVLHRRSRAAKDEITSDWPQWLSPELVETFQGLGIQSPWLHQAQAANLIHEGQHTIVSTGTASGKSMAYLMPSLDVLFKSRDSGFNDADSAASILYICPTKALAADQLSAVQALDIPGVRASAYDGDTDQATRTWVRQHANFVFTNPDMLHRGIMPNHPAWSRFFKRLRYIIIDEAHSYRGVFGAHVANLMRRLRRICAHYGNSPIFIGASATSSDPEESFGRLIGAPAQAVTHDFSASGELVIGLWEPPLTEHRGENGAPVRRTAIAESASILTDLMADHTRTIVFIKSRRGAETIATLTRKHLERFAPELSVRLAAYRSGYLPTERREVERQLRSGELLGVTSTSALELGIDIAGLDAVVVAGWPGTRASFFQQIGRAGRSGQDALAIFVAGEDPLDTYLAHHPEAIFDLGVEATVFDPHNKYVLSGHLCAAAQESPLRPEELELFGPHTEELLESLVQRGYLRRRPAGWFWTHPQHAAAMFSIRADGGGPVDIIDADTGALLGTMDSPQTHYQAHPGAIYVHQGASYHVEELDEQNHVVVVTRVNPDYYTTARDLTTVAVEAEERKSSHRDLNIHFGEVTVTTQVVSFQRKSVASNEVLSEEPLELEARDLNTKSVWFTMTEQRLLRAGLIVDQFPGALHAAEHAMIGLLPLVATSDRWDIGGVSTALHMDTGHPTIFVYDAQPGGAGFAERGFERFTDWVRATRDAIESCECQHGCPSCVQSPKCGNRNNPLDKAGAIMLLGAVLDDVEPRHHR; this comes from the coding sequence GTGAAGTCAGTGCGTTCTCTATTGGATCCGTATGACCGGAGCAATGACCCCGAGGCCGTGCTTCATCGCCGTTCCCGGGCCGCCAAGGATGAAATCACCAGCGACTGGCCTCAATGGTTGAGCCCTGAACTGGTCGAGACATTCCAGGGATTGGGAATCCAGAGCCCCTGGCTGCACCAGGCCCAGGCCGCCAATCTGATCCATGAGGGCCAGCACACCATAGTCTCCACCGGCACAGCCTCCGGAAAATCGATGGCCTACCTGATGCCAAGCCTGGATGTCTTGTTCAAGTCCCGGGACAGCGGATTCAATGACGCAGACTCCGCGGCATCAATCCTCTATATCTGCCCGACCAAGGCCTTGGCGGCGGACCAGCTTTCGGCGGTGCAGGCCCTCGATATCCCCGGTGTGCGCGCCTCCGCCTACGATGGGGACACGGACCAGGCGACAAGGACCTGGGTCCGCCAGCACGCGAACTTCGTTTTCACCAATCCCGATATGCTGCACCGAGGGATCATGCCGAATCATCCGGCCTGGTCGAGGTTCTTCAAGCGGTTGCGGTACATCATCATCGACGAGGCCCACTCCTACCGCGGCGTTTTCGGGGCGCACGTTGCGAACCTCATGCGCCGGTTGCGCCGGATCTGCGCACACTACGGCAACTCCCCTATTTTTATTGGAGCCTCCGCCACCAGCTCCGATCCGGAAGAATCATTCGGCCGGCTCATCGGGGCTCCAGCCCAGGCCGTCACCCATGATTTCTCGGCCAGCGGCGAACTTGTCATCGGTTTGTGGGAACCTCCGCTGACAGAACACCGCGGCGAAAACGGGGCTCCAGTGCGCCGCACGGCGATTGCCGAAAGCGCCTCGATTCTCACCGACCTCATGGCCGACCACACCCGGACCATCGTCTTCATCAAGTCGCGTCGAGGCGCCGAAACCATCGCCACGCTCACGCGCAAGCATCTTGAACGCTTTGCGCCCGAACTCTCGGTTCGCCTAGCGGCCTATCGTTCCGGCTACCTTCCGACTGAACGCCGTGAAGTCGAAAGGCAGCTTCGCAGCGGGGAGCTTCTTGGCGTGACCTCTACCTCGGCCCTGGAATTGGGCATTGATATCGCTGGGCTCGACGCAGTGGTGGTTGCGGGATGGCCGGGCACGCGTGCCTCGTTCTTCCAGCAAATCGGTCGCGCAGGCCGTTCCGGGCAGGATGCCCTGGCCATCTTTGTTGCCGGGGAAGATCCACTGGATACCTATCTTGCCCATCATCCCGAGGCTATTTTCGATTTGGGCGTCGAGGCGACGGTTTTTGATCCTCACAATAAATACGTGCTCAGCGGACATCTTTGCGCAGCAGCCCAAGAATCCCCGTTGCGTCCCGAGGAACTCGAGCTCTTCGGACCTCACACCGAAGAGCTTTTGGAATCACTGGTGCAACGCGGGTACCTCAGGCGGCGTCCGGCCGGCTGGTTCTGGACCCACCCCCAACATGCGGCGGCGATGTTCTCCATCCGTGCAGATGGCGGAGGCCCAGTGGACATCATTGACGCGGATACCGGCGCTTTGCTGGGAACCATGGATTCACCGCAAACTCATTATCAGGCGCACCCCGGGGCCATTTATGTCCATCAAGGCGCCAGCTACCACGTCGAAGAATTGGATGAGCAAAACCATGTAGTCGTGGTGACCCGGGTCAACCCCGACTACTACACCACAGCACGCGACCTGACTACTGTCGCCGTGGAAGCCGAGGAGCGCAAGAGCAGCCACCGAGATCTGAATATCCATTTCGGTGAAGTCACCGTCACCACCCAGGTCGTCTCGTTCCAGCGGAAGTCCGTCGCCTCCAATGAGGTGCTTTCCGAGGAGCCCTTGGAGCTGGAGGCCCGCGACCTGAACACCAAATCCGTATGGTTCACGATGACCGAGCAGCGACTGCTGCGCGCCGGGCTCATCGTCGACCAGTTCCCCGGTGCGCTGCATGCTGCCGAGCACGCGATGATTGGCTTGTTGCCGCTGGTTGCTACCAGCGACCGTTGGGATATCGGTGGCGTTTCCACGGCGCTGCATATGGATACCGGGCACCCGACCATCTTCGTCTATGACGCCCAGCCCGGTGGAGCTGGCTTTGCCGAGCGCGGTTTCGAACGATTTACCGATTGGGTCAGGGCAACACGGGACGCTATCGAATCATGCGAGTGCCAGCATGGTTGCCCTAGCTGCGTGCAGTCGCCCAAATGCGGCAATCGAAATAACCCGCTGGATAAAGCCGGAGCCATCATGCTCCTGGGTGCCGTCTTGGATGATGTGGAACCACGCCACCATCGGTAG
- the nth gene encoding endonuclease III: METELGLKRRARKINRVLAETYPYAVPELDFENPFELLVATVLSAQTTDVRVNAITPALFARFPDALAMSQADRSELEELIRPTGFFRAKTDSLLGLSAALVQRHDGQVPPKLAELVKLPGVGRKTANVVLGNAFGVPGITVDTHFGRLANRLGWTDETDPVKVEHAVGELFEKRDWTMLSHRVVFHGRRICHARKPACGVCPIAKLCPSNGIGEEIPAKAKQLLKYELAPGREDLLAKMQAGATRRQLRAEGYGLDA; encoded by the coding sequence ATGGAAACCGAATTAGGGCTCAAGCGACGGGCGCGCAAGATCAACCGGGTACTGGCCGAAACCTACCCCTACGCCGTCCCAGAACTGGATTTCGAGAACCCCTTCGAACTGCTGGTCGCTACGGTGCTCTCGGCCCAGACCACCGACGTGAGGGTCAACGCGATCACCCCGGCCCTCTTCGCGCGGTTCCCCGATGCGCTGGCCATGAGCCAAGCCGATCGCTCCGAGCTTGAGGAACTGATCCGTCCCACCGGTTTCTTCCGCGCCAAAACCGACTCGCTGCTGGGCTTGTCCGCTGCCTTGGTGCAACGGCACGACGGGCAGGTGCCCCCGAAACTGGCCGAACTCGTCAAGCTTCCCGGGGTGGGACGCAAAACCGCCAATGTGGTGCTGGGCAATGCCTTCGGCGTCCCGGGAATCACCGTCGATACCCACTTCGGGCGCCTGGCCAACCGCTTGGGCTGGACCGATGAAACCGACCCGGTGAAGGTCGAGCATGCGGTAGGGGAGCTGTTCGAGAAACGCGACTGGACCATGCTCAGCCACCGCGTGGTCTTCCACGGCCGCAGGATCTGCCACGCTCGCAAACCGGCCTGCGGCGTCTGCCCGATAGCCAAGCTGTGCCCCTCGAATGGGATCGGCGAGGAAATACCAGCCAAGGCAAAACAGTTGCTTAAGTATGAGCTTGCTCCCGGGCGAGAGGATCTACTGGCAAAAATGCAGGCAGGTGCGACCCGGAGGCAACTGAGAGCCGAAGGATATGGACTAGACGCATGA
- a CDS encoding bifunctional 3'-5' exonuclease/DNA polymerase, with protein MSALAFLASDPDGYALIDLRDSDSAHPLREVLSVSREDFAQVVTWIEAEFEPRWAMLRTTPWMQPLISAGVFLAKAYVLSLAQRIMHRTPLAAEQVEDFDLERPVPATDRFNQDALFDTPAFGESLEDVIALYTQQRRALPQDPAARKRLELLIHAESVGALIACEMEHAGLSWDEAGHRALLREQLGERVSEYARPPKLAAKAQELAAALKTPGLNPDSPQELLKALHKAGFAVRSVRAWELEQISHPVIQQVMEYKKLSRLASAHGDMWLEQWVKNGRFHPHYVLGTVVSGRWAASGGGALQLPHAIRQVVRTGPGRTFVVADGRQLEPRILAAISNDQQLQQAGQQDDLYQWLLDAKLVSTRQDAKLGMLSVIYGGGGGASGTVGAALTKSFPTAMRFVEQAALAGQQGEGVRSFLGRGCPPADEQWMRAQRDTADEASQRSADAAARARGRFTRNFVVQATAAEWALVWMGHARHLIHQAGWGRDCQQVFFVHDELVFECPEELAEQLQRLIQHAALLAGRTLFGAASPHFPVSVAISANYGDAK; from the coding sequence ATGAGTGCCCTTGCCTTCCTTGCATCTGATCCCGATGGCTACGCTCTCATAGATCTGCGGGACAGCGATTCGGCGCACCCGCTGCGTGAAGTCCTGTCGGTATCCCGTGAAGACTTCGCGCAAGTCGTGACGTGGATCGAGGCCGAATTCGAGCCTCGCTGGGCCATGCTTCGGACCACCCCGTGGATGCAGCCGTTGATTTCCGCCGGCGTTTTCCTCGCCAAGGCCTACGTGCTCTCATTGGCACAGCGCATCATGCACCGCACTCCGCTGGCTGCCGAACAGGTCGAGGATTTCGACCTGGAACGCCCCGTTCCAGCCACCGACCGCTTTAATCAGGATGCGCTGTTTGATACGCCGGCCTTTGGCGAATCCCTGGAAGATGTCATCGCACTTTACACCCAGCAGCGCCGTGCCCTGCCCCAGGACCCGGCAGCCCGCAAACGCCTGGAACTGCTGATCCATGCCGAATCGGTGGGGGCTCTGATCGCCTGCGAAATGGAGCATGCGGGACTGTCATGGGATGAAGCCGGGCACCGGGCCCTTTTGCGCGAGCAGCTCGGCGAGCGGGTTTCGGAGTACGCCCGCCCGCCGAAGCTGGCGGCCAAGGCCCAGGAATTAGCGGCCGCGCTGAAGACTCCCGGACTGAATCCCGACTCGCCCCAGGAACTGCTCAAGGCCCTGCACAAGGCGGGGTTCGCGGTGCGTTCGGTGCGCGCCTGGGAACTGGAGCAGATCAGCCACCCGGTGATCCAGCAAGTCATGGAGTACAAGAAGCTCTCGCGCCTGGCCAGCGCCCACGGCGACATGTGGCTGGAGCAGTGGGTGAAAAATGGCCGCTTCCACCCGCATTACGTCCTGGGCACCGTGGTCTCCGGGCGGTGGGCGGCCTCCGGCGGCGGCGCCTTGCAGCTGCCCCATGCCATCCGCCAGGTAGTGCGCACCGGGCCGGGACGCACCTTTGTCGTCGCCGATGGCCGGCAGCTGGAACCGCGCATCCTGGCGGCGATCTCCAATGACCAGCAATTGCAGCAGGCCGGCCAGCAGGATGACCTGTACCAGTGGCTCTTGGATGCAAAGCTGGTTTCGACCCGCCAAGACGCCAAACTGGGCATGCTCTCGGTGATCTATGGCGGTGGCGGCGGAGCCAGCGGCACGGTGGGCGCCGCGCTGACAAAGAGCTTCCCCACGGCCATGCGCTTTGTGGAGCAAGCGGCGCTGGCCGGGCAGCAGGGCGAAGGCGTTCGCAGCTTCCTGGGCCGTGGCTGCCCGCCGGCGGATGAGCAGTGGATGCGGGCCCAGCGCGATACCGCCGATGAGGCCTCCCAGCGCTCTGCCGATGCCGCGGCCCGGGCGCGTGGGCGCTTCACCCGGAATTTTGTGGTCCAGGCGACCGCGGCCGAATGGGCGCTGGTATGGATGGGCCATGCCCGCCACCTGATCCACCAGGCCGGGTGGGGCCGGGATTGCCAGCAGGTCTTCTTCGTGCACGACGAGCTCGTCTTCGAATGCCCCGAGGAGCTGGCCGAGCAGCTGCAGCGGCTGATCCAGCATGCCGCGCTGCTGGCCGGACGCACGCTCTTTGGCGCCGCGTCCCCGCACTTCCCGGTCAGCGTCGCGATTTCCGCCAATTACGGGGACGCCAAGTAG
- a CDS encoding type II secretion system F family protein — protein sequence MNLLIILCVALAGVLAFGVGFSGRTSKLGSPINPVRQHKSEPQPIELVLDLSASLLDSGMPITDILDLLGSSIEQCRVLRSVARCLEMNLSWDKAWEAAPEWLSPLQKALHFAHTTGAPAATLLRNTAALQRREHTQKVARLGAQFGTRLVLPLGACALPAFIALGVVPLIIALFPSM from the coding sequence ATGAACCTGCTGATTATCCTTTGCGTTGCGCTCGCCGGTGTCCTGGCCTTTGGCGTGGGTTTTTCAGGGCGAACGTCGAAGCTGGGGAGTCCGATAAATCCTGTGCGTCAGCATAAATCCGAGCCCCAGCCCATCGAATTGGTGCTGGACTTGAGCGCCAGCCTTCTGGATTCCGGAATGCCCATCACGGACATCCTCGACCTGCTTGGCAGCAGCATCGAGCAGTGCCGGGTCCTTCGCAGCGTAGCCAGATGCCTGGAAATGAATCTGTCATGGGACAAAGCTTGGGAAGCCGCGCCTGAATGGTTGTCGCCCCTGCAAAAGGCCTTGCACTTCGCTCATACCACTGGAGCTCCGGCCGCGACGTTACTGCGCAATACCGCAGCCCTGCAGCGCAGGGAACACACCCAAAAGGTGGCGCGGCTCGGTGCGCAGTTCGGCACACGGCTCGTGCTGCCTCTAGGTGCCTGCGCTTTGCCAGCGTTCATCGCCTTAGGCGTTGTGCCGCTGATCATCGCGTTGTTCCCCAGCATGTAG
- a CDS encoding NUDIX hydrolase, protein MSARSELKQVIAKHSVTAGATQKLPNEWIDMDLEGNPARKAAVLILFGAAGNAPLAEQAGAQDLDLLFVERATTLRKHAGQIAFPGGGIDQEDSSVADAALREAWEETGVDTSGIEVLGHLSETELPVSNFLVTPVLGWWHTESTVHAVDPAESAGVFRAPVSQLLDPKNRLTGVVQRNGQKFTSPAFQFGERIIWGFTAIVLDRLFTDLGWTREWNQQRELRMA, encoded by the coding sequence ATGAGCGCACGCAGCGAGTTGAAACAGGTTATCGCCAAGCATTCGGTGACCGCCGGGGCCACCCAGAAACTGCCCAATGAGTGGATCGACATGGATCTTGAGGGCAACCCGGCGCGCAAGGCCGCGGTGCTGATCCTCTTCGGCGCAGCCGGCAACGCCCCGCTCGCCGAACAAGCCGGCGCCCAGGACCTGGACCTGCTCTTCGTGGAACGTGCCACCACCCTGCGCAAGCACGCCGGACAAATCGCCTTCCCCGGAGGCGGCATCGACCAGGAGGATTCCAGCGTCGCCGATGCCGCGCTGCGCGAAGCCTGGGAGGAAACCGGCGTGGATACCAGCGGCATCGAGGTGCTGGGCCATCTGAGCGAAACCGAGCTGCCGGTCTCCAACTTCCTGGTCACCCCGGTGCTGGGCTGGTGGCATACCGAATCCACGGTGCACGCCGTTGACCCTGCGGAAAGCGCCGGCGTCTTCCGCGCCCCGGTATCCCAGCTGCTGGATCCGAAGAACCGTTTGACCGGGGTAGTGCAGCGCAACGGGCAGAAGTTCACCTCGCCCGCCTTCCAATTCGGCGAACGCATCATCTGGGGATTCACCGCGATCGTGCTGGACCGGCTGTTCACCGACCTGGGCTGGACCCGCGAATGGAACCAGCAGCGCGAACTGCGCATGGCCTGA